A single window of Leptospira yasudae DNA harbors:
- the hpf gene encoding ribosome hibernation-promoting factor, HPF/YfiA family has product MKINYNWKNVDHSKAAEEYADSKLDRVSKYLHTVQSFEISFEMIHGEVSANLNLHGDGNKFNAQNSNKDIYACIDGLEDKIVKQVSKHHDKKATH; this is encoded by the coding sequence ATGAAAATAAATTATAACTGGAAGAACGTAGATCATTCGAAAGCGGCCGAGGAATACGCAGACAGTAAATTGGATCGAGTTTCCAAATATCTTCATACGGTTCAGTCTTTCGAGATCTCTTTTGAAATGATTCACGGAGAAGTCAGCGCCAATCTGAATCTCCACGGAGACGGAAACAAATTCAACGCACAAAATTCGAACAAGGATATCTACGCTTGCATCGACGGCTTGGAAGATAAGATCGTAAAACAAGTCAGCAAACATCACGACAAAAAAGCAACCCACTGA
- a CDS encoding tetratricopeptide repeat protein, whose protein sequence is MNKFTTIALFLSIFTGLYAMPEAQKVEEELNKFTPENEIQLANKLSALGSLKQKVRDYNSAIDLYNQSLTVREKMGEKESAGYALVLYLKSISEFRQGKSCQALENIKNVISIYQKIGDIDSALNAEEEAYKKYQEACSIHMENVANAQ, encoded by the coding sequence ATGAACAAGTTTACGACAATTGCTCTCTTTTTAAGCATTTTTACTGGACTGTATGCAATGCCAGAGGCCCAAAAGGTCGAGGAAGAGCTTAATAAGTTTACACCAGAGAATGAAATCCAATTAGCGAATAAGCTGAGCGCCTTGGGAAGTCTGAAACAAAAAGTCAGAGACTACAATTCCGCGATCGACCTCTACAACCAATCTCTCACCGTTCGTGAGAAAATGGGAGAAAAAGAATCCGCAGGCTACGCGCTGGTTCTCTATCTCAAATCCATCTCCGAGTTCCGCCAAGGTAAATCCTGCCAGGCTCTGGAGAACATCAAAAACGTAATTTCTATCTATCAGAAAATCGGGGATATCGATTCCGCCCTGAACGCCGAGGAAGAAGCTTATAAAAAATACCAAGAAGCTTGTTCCATCCATATGGAGAATGTTGCGAACGCTCAGTAA
- a CDS encoding acyl-CoA thioesterase, translating into MPKPIRYQYSYSQKVAWGDMDAFGHVNHVVYAKYFENARANYFTDLNLWDTPDRPSEGGPVITHIDVDYRKQVRYPDTLDITMQVDAVTSRSFHISCTMWNQEGDCVATAKGEFLWFNFATQKPALLPEIYKNLFFQEQS; encoded by the coding sequence ATGCCTAAACCGATTCGATATCAATACAGTTATTCCCAGAAAGTGGCTTGGGGAGATATGGACGCGTTCGGACATGTGAATCATGTCGTTTATGCGAAGTATTTTGAAAACGCCCGCGCCAATTACTTTACGGATCTCAATCTTTGGGACACTCCCGATCGTCCATCCGAAGGCGGACCGGTAATCACTCACATCGACGTGGATTATCGTAAACAGGTTCGTTATCCCGATACTCTGGATATAACGATGCAGGTGGACGCAGTGACTTCCCGGTCGTTTCATATCTCTTGTACGATGTGGAACCAAGAAGGGGATTGTGTCGCGACCGCCAAGGGAGAATTTCTTTGGTTCAACTTTGCTACACAGAAACCTGCCTTGCTTCCGGAGATTTATAAGAATCTATTCTTTCAGGAGCAATCGTAA
- a CDS encoding acyl-CoA--6-aminopenicillanic acid acyltransferase yields MCDTFVATPSFTGTGSMIFGKNSDREPNEAQALLRVLPRTGEKQTRCTYIQVPGVKQTLEVILSKPFQMWGAEMGANSSGVVIGNEAVFTKIPFEKKNQGLTGMDLLRLALERSDNAEAARETILQLLEQFGQDACGGYTNSSFYYHNSFLIADYRNAFVLETAGKFWAWKKIEGFYSISNGLTLENDYDAIHPSAIEYAVQKGWANHGEPFSFRKAFSDSFFTFFSKCKVRRARTASMGTFKKGNLDAKAAMEILRQEGEPGSASGRFYPSSSDMGSVCLHATGPITPNGTTASLVAELKPKTSQNRFWFTGAAIPSISLFLPAGFPGTTFLEKNFEQPGAALDTSLWWTHEKFYREIQRFYPDAKALVEPKIDSLENTWFQELKGLEKKSDPSKALDELSERAARTALQEYRLWNANLVHELKKRKPKQAFAPLYRLQWSLWNQKAGISVS; encoded by the coding sequence ATGTGTGATACGTTCGTTGCCACACCTTCTTTTACCGGAACCGGTTCTATGATCTTTGGGAAGAATTCAGATCGTGAACCGAACGAAGCGCAGGCGTTGCTGCGCGTTCTTCCTCGAACCGGGGAAAAACAAACCCGCTGCACTTACATCCAAGTTCCCGGCGTAAAACAAACACTCGAAGTGATTCTTTCCAAACCCTTTCAGATGTGGGGAGCGGAGATGGGAGCGAACTCCTCCGGCGTTGTCATCGGCAACGAAGCGGTCTTTACGAAAATTCCCTTTGAAAAAAAGAATCAGGGTTTGACGGGAATGGATCTCTTGCGTCTTGCATTGGAAAGAAGCGACAACGCGGAAGCCGCGCGTGAAACGATTCTTCAGTTGCTCGAACAATTCGGACAAGACGCTTGCGGGGGTTATACGAACTCGTCCTTTTACTATCACAATAGTTTTTTGATCGCGGATTATCGAAACGCCTTCGTGCTCGAGACCGCGGGAAAATTCTGGGCTTGGAAAAAGATCGAAGGGTTTTATTCGATCTCCAACGGGCTTACGTTGGAAAACGATTACGACGCGATTCATCCGTCCGCGATCGAATACGCGGTTCAAAAAGGTTGGGCGAATCACGGCGAACCGTTTTCGTTCCGCAAAGCGTTCTCGGACTCTTTCTTTACTTTTTTCAGCAAGTGTAAGGTAAGAAGGGCGAGAACTGCCTCGATGGGAACATTCAAAAAAGGGAATTTAGACGCGAAGGCCGCGATGGAAATTCTCAGACAGGAAGGGGAACCGGGAAGCGCAAGCGGACGTTTTTATCCTTCTTCCTCGGACATGGGTTCGGTTTGTCTGCACGCGACCGGTCCAATTACGCCTAACGGTACGACCGCTTCTTTGGTGGCCGAGTTGAAACCGAAAACTTCTCAGAACCGTTTTTGGTTTACGGGAGCGGCGATTCCTTCGATCTCCTTGTTTCTTCCGGCGGGATTTCCGGGCACAACGTTTTTAGAAAAGAATTTCGAACAACCGGGCGCGGCATTGGACACTTCCCTTTGGTGGACGCACGAAAAATTCTATCGGGAGATTCAGAGGTTTTATCCGGACGCAAAAGCTCTGGTGGAACCGAAGATCGATTCCTTGGAAAACACATGGTTTCAGGAATTGAAGGGTCTGGAAAAAAAATCCGACCCTTCCAAGGCCTTGGATGAACTGAGCGAAAGAGCCGCGAGAACGGCTCTGCAAGAATATCGATTGTGGAACGCGAATTTGGTCCACGAACTCAAAAAACGCAAGCCCAAACAAGCATTCGCTCCCTTGTATCGGCTTCAGTGGTCCCTCTGGAATCAAAAGGCGGGGATCAGCGTCTCTTAG
- a CDS encoding TerC family protein: protein MELLTLDKVVAVLTLTLMEIVLGIDNIVFLSIVSGKLPKNQQNQARNIGLILALGFRIGLLFTVSWLASLTSPLLTVADFGISGRDLIMLGGGLFLIAKSTSEIHGKVEGIEEDDSKSKKEKISFWGVIVQLIILDIIFSVDSIVTAIGLSGQFQVMVAAVVLSMVVMLIFSGTVSDFINEHPTMKVLALAFLIMIGAMLFADGLHFHIPKGYVYFSMAFSLGVELINMKIRKASAKRR from the coding sequence ATGGAATTACTCACACTCGATAAAGTCGTCGCCGTTTTGACCCTGACTTTGATGGAAATCGTTCTCGGAATCGATAATATCGTCTTTCTCTCCATCGTTTCCGGAAAACTTCCCAAGAACCAACAAAATCAAGCAAGAAACATAGGGTTGATTCTTGCACTCGGTTTTAGAATCGGTTTGTTGTTTACGGTCAGTTGGTTGGCTTCCCTGACTTCCCCTCTTTTGACCGTCGCCGATTTCGGAATTTCCGGAAGGGATTTGATTATGCTCGGGGGAGGTTTATTCCTCATCGCAAAAAGTACCAGCGAGATTCACGGCAAGGTGGAAGGAATCGAAGAGGACGATTCCAAATCGAAGAAGGAAAAAATTTCTTTCTGGGGTGTGATCGTTCAGCTTATCATTTTGGACATCATTTTTTCCGTGGACTCCATCGTAACGGCAATCGGGCTTTCCGGTCAATTTCAGGTGATGGTTGCGGCCGTGGTCTTGTCGATGGTCGTGATGTTGATCTTTTCGGGAACCGTCAGCGATTTTATCAACGAACACCCTACTATGAAGGTGCTCGCGCTTGCGTTTTTAATCATGATCGGAGCGATGTTGTTCGCGGACGGCCTTCACTTCCACATTCCGAAAGGATACGTCTACTTTTCGATGGCGTTCTCACTCGGCGTGGAACTCATCAACATGAAGATCCGAAAGGCAAGCGCTAAGAGACGCTGA
- a CDS encoding SelL-related redox protein, whose amino-acid sequence MEFLPESFKTREAVGIHLRSKTILPCLPHRLSLLVFLRHSGCIFSREAIHDLKEISEICLSFPPVLFFFPGQLKDAEEFFSGVWEEASVVADAKTEFYSDLGLETANLVQLAGPEVLIGTARATLKGHFYGIPGSNPLQMPGAFLVVRDRIVWEHRYRHIGDHPDWKNIPGVTLLPGAEFGPDVMPA is encoded by the coding sequence ATGGAATTTCTTCCGGAGAGTTTCAAGACAAGGGAAGCGGTCGGAATTCATCTGAGGAGCAAGACGATTCTTCCCTGTCTGCCCCACCGACTTAGTCTTTTGGTTTTTCTACGTCATTCGGGTTGTATTTTCAGCAGGGAAGCGATCCACGATCTTAAGGAGATTTCCGAAATCTGTCTTTCATTCCCCCCCGTTCTGTTTTTTTTCCCGGGCCAGTTAAAGGATGCGGAAGAATTCTTTTCCGGGGTTTGGGAAGAGGCAAGCGTCGTCGCCGATGCAAAGACGGAATTTTACAGCGATCTGGGTTTGGAGACGGCGAACTTGGTTCAACTCGCCGGTCCCGAGGTTTTGATCGGAACGGCGAGAGCGACGTTAAAAGGACATTTTTACGGAATCCCGGGCAGCAATCCTTTGCAGATGCCCGGAGCGTTCTTAGTGGTTCGGGACCGGATCGTTTGGGAACATCGATACAGACATATCGGAGATCATCCCGATTGGAAAAATATTCCGGGAGTCACTCTGCTGCCGGGCGCGGAATTCGGACCCGACGTAATGCCCGCCTAA
- a CDS encoding universal stress protein, producing the protein MQRFIKKILVPVDGSESSKKALEMGIAIAKAANASLTVLEVVEEFGPLPGYYEKAPEGKDRVKWISEQRFEKIHSPLDESPEIKWDRLVLEGYPADTIVETAAKGNYDMIVIGSRGLSAVGRFLVGSVSDRIVHHATCSVTVVR; encoded by the coding sequence ATGCAAAGATTCATCAAAAAAATTTTAGTCCCCGTGGACGGTTCGGAGAGTTCCAAAAAGGCGCTGGAGATGGGAATCGCGATCGCGAAGGCGGCGAACGCGAGTCTTACGGTTTTGGAAGTCGTCGAAGAATTCGGTCCGCTTCCCGGTTATTACGAAAAAGCCCCCGAAGGAAAGGACAGAGTGAAGTGGATTTCGGAACAAAGATTCGAAAAGATCCATTCTCCTTTGGACGAATCGCCCGAAATCAAATGGGATCGTTTGGTTCTGGAAGGATACCCGGCCGACACGATCGTGGAAACCGCAGCAAAAGGAAATTATGATATGATTGTGATCGGTTCGAGAGGTCTTTCCGCTGTGGGAAGATTTCTGGTCGGTTCGGTTTCGGATCGGATCGTTCATCACGCGACCTGTTCGGTCACGGTAGTTCGTTAA
- a CDS encoding sigma-70 family RNA polymerase sigma factor → MQDTTELDRIFINSYLTYKNTGNTKALIEQAEFWIRRIAVHKYSLDEDGRSEVLIRFIQKIEYFSELYETRRFKNFPAYAIVFLKHLVLNQWKKEIRFRKREAVTFEAHDLPGRISDEPDYETKTSVHRIFLNETLRGFDPRAVLIFKLKHNLFLERGEILLLKSVLLASGNSVRDFLKERAEKRFEARRRELAVLERMEIKQQILFSKGNGAADVLLRSKEKLRKKLLKTETIYTHEEISFWFGWSYSAVKRLYRRALDFLILSGKDLRFVLVPEEEKDAA, encoded by the coding sequence ATGCAAGACACAACCGAATTGGATCGTATATTCATAAATTCTTATTTAACGTATAAGAACACGGGAAACACGAAGGCGCTGATCGAACAGGCGGAGTTTTGGATACGGAGAATCGCGGTTCACAAATATTCTCTCGACGAGGACGGACGATCGGAAGTCCTTATCAGGTTCATTCAAAAAATTGAATATTTTTCGGAATTGTACGAAACGCGTAGGTTCAAGAATTTTCCGGCGTATGCGATCGTGTTCCTAAAACACCTCGTTTTAAACCAGTGGAAAAAGGAGATTCGTTTCCGCAAACGGGAAGCCGTTACGTTCGAGGCGCACGACCTTCCGGGCCGGATTTCGGACGAACCCGATTACGAAACGAAAACATCCGTACATCGTATCTTTCTGAACGAAACCCTGCGCGGTTTCGATCCGAGAGCGGTTTTGATCTTCAAACTCAAACACAATTTATTCCTTGAGAGAGGAGAAATTCTTCTTTTGAAAAGCGTTCTCCTCGCATCCGGAAATTCCGTCCGTGATTTCCTCAAAGAAAGGGCGGAAAAAAGATTCGAGGCGCGAAGGCGCGAGCTGGCCGTTTTGGAAAGAATGGAAATCAAACAGCAGATTCTTTTTTCAAAAGGGAACGGAGCCGCGGATGTTTTGTTGCGATCCAAGGAAAAGCTGAGAAAAAAGCTTTTGAAAACGGAAACGATCTACACGCACGAGGAGATTTCGTTCTGGTTCGGTTGGAGCTATTCCGCGGTCAAGAGGCTTTATCGTCGTGCGTTGGATTTTTTGATTCTTTCCGGAAAGGATCTTCGTTTTGTTCTCGTTCCGGAGGAGGAGAAGGACGCCGCCTAA